In Cloacibacillus sp., the following proteins share a genomic window:
- a CDS encoding amidohydrolase family protein — protein MEEKFVKVRCGKLYDGLKPELQKEVEILVEGKKISAVGHNLPAPENTEVIDLSNMTVTPGLIDAHMHTQYFHWKDVYADTVFNSDGYRTLAVATCARRTLLSGFTTIRSLGWWREAYELDVKRAIEEGYVEGSRLVVSSHFLCTPGSHGDMTQVVRQNPYLSDYMMNQYPTCGNGADFFRGAVRREKKMGCDFLKIMATGGFATPNDDPDDIQLCDEEFKAIFDTAKEVKISVTAHAYAPNLMKKLIGFGITGMEHGSLMDQETAKMFEDSGTYLVPTFMPYEDAIHPDEESMAKKSPAYNRKLHKYMKQLQEGRRIIIDSKIKLGYGTDMVAVHNNYESGWEYYAWLTNGVDPFRALQAATKNNAEICEVDDVTGTIEAGKFADFAGWKRDILHDPHALRDCSFVMKEGKIYPAVSRMDEE, from the coding sequence AACCTCCCGGCTCCAGAAAACACGGAGGTCATAGACCTGTCTAATATGACTGTGACGCCTGGGCTTATAGACGCGCACATGCACACGCAATATTTTCACTGGAAAGACGTCTATGCAGATACGGTGTTTAATTCGGATGGATACAGAACTCTTGCCGTAGCCACGTGCGCGCGCAGGACGCTGCTTTCCGGCTTCACAACGATACGTTCGCTTGGCTGGTGGCGCGAGGCCTATGAGCTGGATGTCAAAAGAGCTATAGAAGAGGGGTACGTTGAAGGTTCGCGCCTTGTCGTCTCTTCGCATTTCCTCTGCACTCCTGGAAGCCACGGCGATATGACGCAGGTCGTGCGCCAGAACCCTTATCTGTCTGACTATATGATGAATCAATATCCCACCTGCGGCAACGGCGCGGACTTTTTTCGCGGCGCCGTGCGCAGAGAAAAAAAGATGGGCTGCGATTTTCTGAAAATTATGGCTACTGGAGGGTTTGCTACGCCGAACGACGACCCTGACGACATACAACTTTGCGACGAGGAGTTCAAGGCCATATTCGATACCGCAAAAGAGGTAAAGATTTCTGTCACGGCACACGCCTATGCGCCTAACCTGATGAAGAAGCTCATTGGTTTTGGAATAACCGGAATGGAACATGGTTCGTTGATGGATCAGGAAACGGCTAAAATGTTTGAAGACAGCGGCACCTACCTTGTTCCTACGTTCATGCCGTATGAGGATGCTATCCACCCAGACGAGGAGAGCATGGCTAAAAAAAGTCCGGCCTACAACAGAAAACTGCATAAGTACATGAAACAGCTTCAGGAAGGACGCCGCATAATCATTGACAGCAAGATAAAACTTGGCTACGGCACCGATATGGTAGCTGTCCATAATAATTATGAAAGCGGGTGGGAATACTACGCTTGGCTTACAAACGGAGTGGACCCGTTCCGCGCCCTGCAGGCCGCCACTAAGAACAACGCTGAGATATGCGAGGTGGATGACGTTACTGGTACAATCGAAGCAGGCAAGTTCGCCGACTTTGCCGGATGGAAACGCGATATCCTTCATGACCCGCACGCGCTGCGCGACTGTTCATTTGTTATGAAGGAAGGAAAGATCTACCCTGCGGTCAGCCGCATGGATGAAGAATAA